From the genome of Impatiens glandulifera chromosome 9, dImpGla2.1, whole genome shotgun sequence, one region includes:
- the LOC124914067 gene encoding 54S ribosomal protein L17, mitochondrial, whose protein sequence is MYKAPAPLSALIRRSLLSTARTFSTSTAHDQIVASVLFERLPVVIPKIDPVLYAFQDFSFQWRQQYRKPYPDEFLNKSEARGKGNYQVEYVPAPRITEADKNNDKRSLKRALDRRLYLLVLGTTYGAPSGSPVWHFPEKIYESEETLRKCAESALTSIIGDLSHTYFVGNAPMGHMIQQPSDKTQEVAQFKRFFFKSQVIATNKFDISKCEDFVWVTKDELLEYFPEQAEFFNKMIIS, encoded by the exons ATGTACAAAGCTCCAGCTCCTCTCAGTGCGCTGATTCGTCGTTCTCTCCTATCAACTGCCAGAACCTTTTCCACCTCAACTGCTCACGATCAAATTGTAGCTTCTGTCCTATTCGAAAGACTTCCCGTCGTCATTCCCAAAATTGATCCCGTTCTTTATGCTTTCCAGGATTTCTC GTTCCAGTGGAGACAACAATATAGAAAGCCATATCCTGATGAATTCTTGAATAAATCTGAAGCAAG AGGGAAAGGAAACTATCAGGTTGAGTATGTGCCTGCTCCAAGGATTACAGAAGCAGATAAGAATAATGATAAAAG GTCACTGAAGAGAGCACTAGACAGAAGGCTTTATCTTCTAGTACTTGGAACTACATATGGAGCTCCAAGTGGGAGTCCCGTTTGGCATTTCCCTGAAAAAATCTATGAGTCTGAAGAGACATTGCGAaaa TGTGCAGAATCTGCATTGACCTCCATAATAGGCGATCTCTCTCATACATACTTTGTCGGAAATGCTCCCATGGGCCATATGATCCAGCAGCCTTCGGATAAAACACAAGAAGTTGCACAATTTAAG CGATTCTTCTTCAAATCACAAGTGATTGCAACGAACAAGTTTGACATTAGCAAGTGTGAAGATTTTGTGTGGGTGACCAAGGATGAGCTGTTGGAGTATTTCCCTGAGCAAGCTGAATTCTTCAACAAGATGATCATTAGTTGA
- the LOC124914066 gene encoding glutathione synthetase, chloroplastic — protein MGVGNSSLSLSVPNSSSYFISSTLCPPHKSKSIFFTFPSNLPHFSLYRTPIIKFSMEQNLVPLKCVGIKEAIFHGEEEDSSKPFSDLHSLDTELLQTMMYDALVWSSLHGLIVGDRTVQKSGKVPGVGLVHAPFALLPMPFPEKHWIQACEVAPIFNELVDRVSLDGEFLQDTLSRTKKADEFTSRLLDIHSKMLEINKKEDIRLGLHRSDYMLDEQTKLLLQIELNTISSSFPGLTCLVSDLHRNLINQYGGQLGLDHKKVPENAAVIQYANALAKAWTEFNNPRAAVMIVVQNEERNMYDQHWLSLVLREKYGVQTIRKTLAEIDAQGKLQPDGTLVVGDEAISVIYFRAGYAPTDYPSESEWKARLLMEQSSAIKCPSVSYHLAGTKKVQQELAKPGVLERFLENKDEIAKLRKCFAGLWSLDDTDVVKDAIERPELYVMKPQREGGGNNIYGDDISKTLLKLQEEGTEGSAAYILMQRIFPTVSSTLLMREGVCHKEKAISELGIYGAYLRNKEKVILNEKSGYLMRTKVSSSNEGGVAAGFAVLDSIYLT, from the exons ATGGGAGTTGGAAATTCTTCTCTCTCCCTTTCAGTGCCCAATAGCTCCTCATACTTCATCTCCTCTACTCTTTGTCCCCCCcacaaatcaaaatcaatctTCTTTACTTTCCCTTCCAATCTTCCACACTTTTCTCTCTACCGGACTCCCATCATCAAGTTCTCCATGGAACAAAATCTCGTTCCCCTTAAGTGCGTTGGAATTAAAGAAGCTATCTTccatggagaagaagaagattcttcaaaaccCTTTTCTGATCTTCACAGTTTAGACACAGAATTGCTTCAGACGATGATGTATGATGCCCTGGTTTGGAGTTCACTTCACGGTCTAATCGTTGGAGACAGAACCGTTCAG aaaTCTGGAAAAGTTCCTGGCGTTGGTTTGGTTCATGCGCCATTTGCTTTGTTACCTATGCCATTTCCAGAGAAACATTGGATTCAGGCATGTGAGGTGGCACCCATCTTCAATGAACTAGTTGATCGTGTCAGTTTGGATGGTGAATTCCTGCAGGACACACTCTCCAG AACAAAGAAAGCTGATGAGTTTACATCGAGGCTCTTAGATATTCATTCGAAGATGCTGGAAATCAATAAAAAGGAA GATATACGGTTGGGATTACATCGATCTGACTATATGCTTGACGAACAAACAAAACTATTACTTCAGATAGAGCTCAAtacaatttcttcttcttttcctgGGCTTACTTGTCTTGTCAGCGATCTTCATAG gaatttaataaatcaatatGGAGGGCAACTAGGTTTAGACCACAAAAAGGTCCCAGAAAATGCTGCTGTGATTCAATATGCCAATGCATTAGCTAAAGCCTGGACCGAATTCAATAACCCTAG GGCTGCGGTTATGATTGTGGTTCAAAACGAAGAGCGCAATATGTATGACCAACATTGGCTTTCGTTGGTGCTCAGAGAAAA ATATGGTGTTCAAACTATTAGGAAGACACTGGCTGAAATTGATGCACAAGGGAAGCTTCAACCTGACGGGACTCTCGTCGT tGGCGATGAAGCAATTTCTGTCATTTATTTTAGAGCGGGATATGCTCCTACAGATTATCCTTCTGAATCG GAGTGGAAGGCTAGATTATTAATGGAGCAGTCTTCTGCAATTAAGTGCCCTTCAGTTTCTTATCATTTAGCCGGCACAAAAAAGGTGCAACAAGAACTTGCAAAACCAGGTGTTCTTGAAAG GTTTCTTGAAAACAAAGATGAAATAGCCAAACTACGAAAATGCTTTGCAGGACTGTGGAGCCTAGATGATACAGATGTGGTCAAGGATGCGATTGAAAGACCTGAACTATATGTTATGAAACCGCAAAGAGAAGGAGGAG GTAACAATATATATGGGGACGATATAAGTAAAACCTTGCTAAAATTGCAAGAGGAAGGAACAGAAGGAAGTGCAGCATATATACTTATGCAGAGAATTTTCCCAACTGTATCTTCCACTCTTTTGATGCGCGAAGGTGTTTGTCACAAAGAGAAAGCAATCTCCGAACTCGGAATATATGGTGCTTATTTGAG AAACAAAGAGAAGGTGATTTTGAATGAGAAAAGCGGTTATTTGATGAGGACTAAGGTATCATCATCTAACGAGGGAGGTGTTGCAGCTGGATTTGCGGTTTTGGACAGCATATATTTGACTTGA
- the LOC124914637 gene encoding psbP domain-containing protein 7, chloroplastic produces the protein MATFSFLRLTRANPFHRTRMSGADSDDIPRQPPTISPAEQFPPMSATFNRRLFTGIGSASVVAVGANFAGITSFLLGLSPETGRKLKLDIIYPIGGYSRCVQQSAGFEFIYPSNWVGDQRLLYRAAKKLERALDEPTINSLPKIRDNETLIRSEPVVAFGPPGSSGELNVSVIVSPVPLDFRIEAFGEPEEVGKTLIGKITSSSEVKGTLLKSRLRKDDDDKVKYYELEYRVESSSFKRHNIAVCCVYDGRLFTLNAQAPEVLWKIVESDFYRIANSFAIVSY, from the exons ATGGCTACATTTAGCTTCCTCCGTTTAACCAGAGCAAATCCTTTTCACCGGACTCGCATGTCCGGTGCCGATTCCGACGATATCCCCCGTCAGCCGCCTACTATATCTCCGGCGGAGCAATTTCCACCGATGTCCGCCACTTTCAATCGACGACTCTTCACCGGTATAGGTTCTGCATCAGTGGTAGCAGTTGGTGCCAACTTCGCCGGAATCACAAGTTTCCTTCTTGGGTTGTCGCCGGAGACCGGTCGGAAACTAAAACTCGATATAATCTATCCAATCGGAGGCTATAGCCGTTGTGTTCAACAGAGTGCCGGATTTG AATTCATATATCCATCAAATTGGGTTGGAGATCAAAGATTGTTGTATAGAGCAGCCAAGAAATTAGAAAGAGCATTAGATGAACCGACAATAAACAGCCTTCCTAAAATTAGAGACAATGAAACCCTTATTAGAAGTGAACCCGTGGTCGCGTTCGGACCGCCGGGATCCAGCGGCGAGCTAAACGTCAGCGTTATCGTATCTCCAGTTCCATTAGATTTCAG AATTGAAGCGTTTGGAGAACCGGAAGAGGTGGGGAAGACGTTGATCGGAAAGATAACTTCTTCGTCGGAAGTGAAAGGGACTTTACTGAAATCAAGATTAAggaaggatgatgatgataaagtGAAGTATTATGAGCTTGAATATAGAGTTGAAAGTTCTTCTTTTAAGAGACATAATATTGCTGTTTGTTGCGTTTACGATGGCAGATTGTTCACTCTTAATGCTCAAGCTCCTGAGGTTTTATGGAAGATTGTTGAATCAGATTTCTATAGGATTGCCAATTCCTTCGCCATTGTTTCTTATTAG